In one window of Denticeps clupeoides chromosome 2, fDenClu1.1, whole genome shotgun sequence DNA:
- the LOC114772189 gene encoding gamma-crystallin M2-like, translating to MSNSPSNMNMGRVTFYEERNFMGRSWDCMGDCSDMHSYMSRCHSCRVHSGCFMVYDQANYMGNGYFMRRGEYGDYMNMFGWNNCIRSCRYIPMYRGNYRMRIYERDNFGGQMHEFMDDCDNCMDRYRMNGCMSCHVMDGHWLMYEQPHYRGRMWYFGPGEYRNFMNMGWGNMRFMSMRRVMDSWY from the exons ATGAGTAACAGCCCCAGCAACATGAACATGGGCAGG GTCACCTTCTACGAGGAGAGGAACTTCATGGGACGTTCCTGGGACTGTATGGGCGACTGTTCTGACATGCACTCCTACATGAGCCGCTGCCACTCCTGCAGGGTGCACAGTGGCTGCTTCATGGTCTACGACCAGGCCAACTACATGGGTAATGGCTACTTCATGAGGAGGGGCGAGTACGGTgactacatgaacatgtttggaTGGAACAACTGCATCAGGTCCTGCCGCTATATCCCcatg TACAGAGGAAACTACAGAATGAGGATCTACGAGAGGGATAACTTCGGAGGCCAGATGCACGAGTTCATGGACGACTGTGACAACTGCATGGACCGCTACCGCATGAACGGCTGcatgtcctgtcatgtgatggACGGCCACTGGCTCATGTATGAGCAGCCCCACTACAGAGGCAGGATGTGGTACTTCGGACCTGGAGAGTACAGGAACTTCATGAATATGGGCTGGGGCAACATGCGCTTCATGAGCATGAGGCGTGTCATGGACTCTTGGTACTAA
- the LOC114777856 gene encoding gamma-crystallin M2-like: MSATTTTTSPTNMNMGRVTFYEDRNFMGRSWDCMGDCSDMHSYMSRCHSCRVHSGCFMVYDGMNYMGNSYFMRRGEYGDYMNMFGWNNCIRSCRYIPMYRGNYRMRVYDRNDFGGQMHEFMDDCDNCMDRYRMNGCMSCHVMDGHWLMYEQPHYRGRMWYFGPGQYRNFMNMGWGNMRFMSMRRVMDSWY, encoded by the exons ATGAgtgctaccaccaccaccaccagccctACCAACATGAACATGGGCAGG GTCACCTTCTACGAGGACAGGAACTTCATGGGACGTTCCTGGGACTGTATGGGTGACTGTTCTGACATGCACTCCTACATGAGCCGCTGCCACTCCTGCAGGGTGCACAGTGGCTGCTTCATGGTCTACGATGGCATGAACTACATGGGTAACAGCTACTTCATGAGGAGGGGCGAGTACGGTgactacatgaacatgtttggaTGGAACAACTGCATCAGGTCCTGCCGCTATATCCCcatg TACAGAGGAAACTACAGAATGAGGGTCTACGATAGAAATGACTTTGGAGGCCAGATGCACGAGTTCATGGACGACTGTGACAACTGCATGGACCGCTACCGCATGAACGGCTGcatgtcctgtcatgtgatggACGGCCACTGGCTCATGTACGAGCAGCCCCACTACAGAGGCAGGATGTGGTACTTCGGACCTGGACAGTACAGGAACTTCATGAATATGGGCTGGGGCAACATGCGCTTCATGAGCATGAGGCGTGTCATGGATTCTTGGTactaa
- the LOC114773423 gene encoding gamma-crystallin M2-like has translation MGKKNTPANMNSGKVTFYEERNFMGRSWDCMGDCPDMHSYMSRCHSCRVHSGCFMVYDQANYMGNGYFMRRGEYGDYMNMFGWNNCIRSCRYIPMYRGNYRMRIYERDNFGGQMHEFMDDCDNCMDRYRMNGCMSCHVMDGHWLMYEQPHYRGRMWYFGPGEYRNFMNMGWGNMRFMSMRRVMDSWY, from the exons ATGGGTAAAAAGAACACCCCTGCCAACATGAACTCCGGAAAG GTCACCTTCTACGAGGAGAGGAACTTCATGGGACGTTCCTGGGACTGTATGGGTGACTGTCCCGACATGCACTCCTACATGAGCCGCTGCCACTCCTGCAGGGTGCACAGTGGCTGCTTCATGGTCTACGACCAGGCCAACTACATGGGTAACGGCTACTTCATGAGGAGGGGCGAGTACGGTgactacatgaacatgtttggaTGGAACAACTGCATCAGGTCCTGCCGCTATATCCCCATG TACAGAGGAAACTACAGAATGAGGATCTACGAGAGGGATAACTTCGGAGGCCAGATGCACGAGTTCATGGACGACTGTGACAACTGCATGGACCGCTACCGCATGAACGGCTGcatgtcctgtcatgtgatggACGGCCACTGGCTCATGTACGAGCAGCCCCACTACAGAGGCAGGATGTGGTACTTCGGACCTGGAGAGTACAGGAACTTCATGAATATGGGCTGGGGCAACATGCGCTTCATGAGCATGAGGCGTGTCATGGACTCTTGGTACtga
- the LOC114772404 gene encoding gamma-crystallin M2-like encodes MNMGRVTFYEERNFMGRSWDCMGDCADMHSYMSRCHSCRVHSGCFMVYDQANYMGNSYFMRRGEYGDYMNMFGWNNCIRSCRHIPMYRGNYRMRIYDRNDFGGQMHEFMDDCDNCMDRYRMNGCMSCHVMDGHWLMYEQPHYRGRMWYFGPGEYRNFMNMGWGNMRFMSMRRIMDSWY; translated from the exons ATGAACATGGGCAGG GTCACCTTCTACGAGGAGAGGAACTTCATGGGACGTTCCTGGGACTGTATGGGTGACTGTGCCGACATGCACTCCTACATGAGCCGCTGCCACTCCTGCAGGGTGCACAGTGGCTGCTTCATGGTCTACGACCAGGCCAACTACATGGGTAACAGCTACTTCATGAGGAGGGGCGAGTACGGTgactacatgaacatgtttggtTGGAACAACTGCATCAGGTCCTGCCGCCATATCCCCATG TACAGAGGAAACTACAGAATGAGGATCTACGATAGAAATGACTTCGGAGGCCAGATGCACGAGTTCATGGACGACTGTGACAACTGCATGGACCGCTACCGCATGAACGGCTGcatgtcctgtcatgtgatggACGGCCACTGGCTCATGTACGAGCAGCCCCACTACAGAGGCAGGATGTGGTACTTCGGACCTGGAGAGTACAGGAACTTCATGAATATGGGCTGGGGCAACATGCGCTTCATGAGCATGAGGCGTATCATGGATTCCTGGTACTAA